The Apium graveolens cultivar Ventura chromosome 6, ASM990537v1, whole genome shotgun sequence genome contains a region encoding:
- the LOC141668037 gene encoding AT-hook motif nuclear-localized protein 18-like, translating into MDPGSASGHGHNSLPPAFHTRDFNLQHHHHQQQFHHQLQQQQQNSEEEQSDTSGLKRLRDDKNNDDIINGGGSQGKEAENLRRPKGRPAGSKNKPQQPIIISRDSANAFRTHVMEIADGCDIMDSVATFARRRQRGVCVLSGNGTVTNVTLRQPASPGAVMTLQGRFEILSLSGSFLPPPAPPETIGLTIYLAGGQGQVVGGSVVGVLLASGPVVVMAASFSNAEYERLPLEEDAPGLPLPGGGSLGSPVGQNALQNQQQLLADPSLFHGMPPNLLNSIQLPTEAFWATGRPPY; encoded by the coding sequence ATGGATCCAGGAAGTGCATCAGGCCACGGCCATAATTCTCTTCCACCTGCTTTCCACACAAGAGATTTTAATCTCCAACACCACCACCACCAACAGCAATTTCACCACCAGctgcagcagcaacagcaaaaCTCCGAAGAAGAACAAAGTGACACAAGTGGACTCAAACGCCTCAGGGATGACAAGAACAACGATGACATAATTAATGGAGGCGGCAGCCAAGGAAAAGAAGCGGAAAACTTAAGGCGTCCCAAAGGCCGGCCAGCAGGATCAAAAAACAAACCCCAACAACCTATCATCATCTCACGGGACAGTGCTAACGCATTCCGAACCCATGTAATGGAAATTGCTGATGGATGCGACATAATGGATAGTGTAGCTACATTTGCACGCAGACGCCAACGAGGTGTTTGTGTCTTGAGCGGAAATGGAACGGTTACTAATGTGACACTTCGTCAACCAGCTTCGCCTGGCGCAGTTATGACATTACAAGGCCGTTTCGAAATACTATCTCTCTCGGGATCGTTCTTGCCACCACCAGCCCCGCCAGAAACTATTGGACTAACAATATATCTGGCTGGTGGTCAAGGGCAAGTTGTTGGAGGGAGTGTGGTTGGGGTACTTTTAGCGTCGGGTCCAGTTGTTGTCATGGCAGCTTCTTTTAGTAATGCCGAGTACGAGAGGCTGCCGTTGGAGGAGGACGCCCCGGGGCTGCCATTACCAGGCGGAGGTTCACTTGGATCTCCTGTGGGACAGAATGCGCTACAGAATCAGCAACAGTTGCTAGCTGATCCGTCGCTATTTCATGGAATGCCTCCTAATCTCTTAAACTCTATACAGTTACCAACGGAAGCATTTTGGGCTACGGGTAGGCCTCCTTACTGA
- the LOC141664765 gene encoding uncharacterized protein LOC141664765 — protein MCLGAERVKKAKVQTLKADFESLKMKNGEPLDDFYLKLNGLVANIRALGESVEESYVVKKLLRAVPAKFLQIASTIEQFGDLDTISVEEAIGSLKAHEERLKAECRNPKREKSHLLEVNMSQTTDDEPTLLMTKCGQGELLLNERNIRPNLLANGENNKEVSNIWYLDNGASNHMTGQKFKFSKLDEKVTGKARFGDGSTVDIKGKGTVTFKCKNGGVKKFHERRFPGCGTSAWDTSTFKL, from the exons ATGTGTCTCGGCGCAGAACGTGTTAAAAAGGCGAAAGTACAGACTTTGAAAGCAGATTTCGAGTCCCTGAAAATGAAGAATGGAGAACCATTGGACGACTTCTACCTTAAACTGAACGGACTGGTTGCTAATATTCGGGCTCTGGGTGAAAGCGTGGAAGAAAGCTATGTCGTAAAGAAACTCTTGAGGGCAGTGCCAGCCAAGTTCTTACAAATAGCATCTACAATCGAACAATTTGGTGATCTCGATACAATATCTGTAGAAGAAGCAATCGGGTCATTAAAGGCCCACGAAGAACGACTCAAGG CCGAATGTCGAAATCCAAAGCGTGAGAAAAGTCATCTATTGGAGGTGAATATGTCACAGACCACAGACGACGAACCAACTCTGTTAATGACAAAATGTGGACAAGGTGAATTGCTCCTGAATGAAAGAAATATAAGGCCCAACTTGCTTGCAAATGGTGAGAACAACAAAGAAGTGTCAAATATTTGGTACTTGGATAACGGCGCAAGTAATCATATGACCGGACAGAAATTTAAATTCAGTAAGTTAGATGAAAAAGTAACAGGGAAGGCGCGTTTCGGAGACGGGTCAACTGTGGACATAAAGGGCAAAGGGACTGTGACTTTCAAGTGTAAAAATGGAGGAGTAAAGAAGTTCCATGAG AGGAGATTTCCTGGCTGTGGCACAAGCGCTTGGGACACGTCAACGTTCAAGCTTTGA
- the LOC141667128 gene encoding ATP-dependent Clp protease ATP-binding subunit CLPT2, chloroplastic-like, protein MAATQSFFKTPNATRFTRPDCRKPDPFSPTLTQNLKPHSLNNSWLGTTKLSLHSSNLRPVTFKHLPIITATVVSSLPTKKSDGVSSTVKVPKWSSKAIKSFAMGELEARKLKYPNTGTEALLMGILIEGTNQASKILRTNGVTLMKVREEIVKLLGKADMYFFSPEHPPLTEEAQRALDWAIEQKLKSGEDGEVTTVHQLLGIWSEEESPGHKVMATLGFNSETAQQLYSLISEPGYVES, encoded by the exons ATGGCTGCTACTCAATCTTTCTTCAAAACCCCAAATGCAACCCGATTCACTCGACCCGATTGCAGAAAACCCGACCCGTTTTCACCAACATTGACCCAAAATCTCAAACCCCATAGCTTAAACAATTCATGGCTAGGCACAACAAAGCTCTCTCTTCACTCCTCAAATTTAAGACCAGTAACTTTTAAACATTTACCCATTATTACTGCTACTGTGGTCTCTAGTCTTCCAACTAA AAAATCAGATGGGGTTTCATCTACTGTTAAGGTTCCTAA GTGGTCTTCAAAGGCTATAAAGTCTTTTGCTATGGGTGAATTGGAAGCAAGAAAGCTCAAGTATCCGAATACCGGGACAGAAGCACTCCTTATGGGAATTTTGATTGAGG GAACAAATCAGGCTTCAAAAATTTTGCGAACAAATGGCGTAACACTTATGAAAGTGCGCGAAGAAATTGTGAAGTTGCTTGGAAAAGCCGACATGTACTTCTTCAGTCCCGAGCATCCTCCTCTAACTGAAGAAGCTCAAAGGGCTCTTGATTGGGCTATCGAGCAAAAGTTGAAATCTG GCGAAGATGGGGAAGTCACCACAGTACATCAGCTTCTTGGAATATGGTCTGAAGAGGAATCACCTGGTCACAAGGTAATGGCTACCCTTGGCTTCAACAGTGAAACAGCCCAACAACTTTATTCTTTAATTTCGGAACCTGGTTATGTTGAAAGTTAA